DNA sequence from the candidate division WOR-3 bacterium genome:
AGAAAACGCTTCATAATGACCGCCATTACATCCACGGACACCAAAGCTCTTGCTCTTGGAGTTCAAAAAGGTTCTTTTCGATCAATAGCGCGAGCCCTGACGGTAATTGAGAATTTTTCCGAAATAGGAGAACAGCTCGTGGATTCTCTGCATTGCAAAACAGGTAACTGTTTGATCTTTGGAGTCACTGGACCTCCCGGATCAGGAAAAAGTTCTCTTGTCGATGGATTGATAAAAATGGAAAGAAACGAAGGCCGTAGAGTCGCTGTTGTCGCAGTGGACCCGAGCTCCCCGTTTTCAGGCGGAGCGCTTTTGGGGGACCGACTGAGAATGCAAAGTCACGCCAACGACCCGGGAGTTTTTATCCGATCAATGGCTTCAAGGGGGCATTTAGGGGGACTGTCAAACGCGACATTCGACGCCGTAAAAATATTCGACGCCGCGGGTTTTGAAACAGTGATAATCGAGACTGTGGGAGTAGGTCAAAGTGAAATTGAAGTTGTAGAAGTTTCGGACGCAGTCCTCCTCGTTCTCGCTCCAGGAATGGGAGACGATATTCAGGCAATGAAGGCCGGAATTATGGAGATTGGCGATTTTTTTGTAGTCAACAAAAAGGACAAAGACGGCGCTGAGAAGTTGAAAACTGAAATCGAATACGTTCTCCGGCTCAAAGAAGAAACCCATGAAAAATCATTTGAAAACGTGTTCATGGTTTCAGCAAAATTCGGCGAAGGAATAGACGTTCTCCATCGCGCAATAAAAAATTTCATTGCTGATATGGTCAAATCGGGAAAGTTCCACGAAAGAAGAAAACAAAAAACAAGAAAAGAAATTGAGAGGATAATCCAAACCAAAATAACCGAATCCATAACCAGAAAATCCGACCTTATCTTGAAGATAGAGAATGCTGTTCTCCGCATTCATGAAAGGGAGATATCACCATATGAATTCGTCAGAAATGAAATAAAAATATAATAAAGGAGCAAAGGATGATTACAAAAATAAACCATATCGCAATAGCCGTGAAATCACTCGAAGAACATGTCCCTTTTTATAGAGATTCGCTCGGTTTGGATTTTATGGGGTACGAAGAGGTGCCGGAACAAAAAGTTAAAGTCGCTATGTTCAGAACAGGGGACGTCAAGATCGAACTTCTTGAACCGGTTTCCGAGGACAGCCCAATAACCAAATTCCTTGAAAAATACGGGGACGGGATTCATCATATTTCATTTGAGACTGACGCTATCGAAAATCAGATAGAAGACCTGATGCAAAAAAAAATAAGAATGATAGACGAAAAACCCCGTTCCGGCGCGCATGGAACTAAGATCGCTTTCGTCCATCCAAAATCATCCGGAAAAATTCTCATTGAACTAACTCAGCAACAACTCACTTAATAAGCTGACTCCAGAGAATTCCCGCCGCAATAGCGCTTCCGATGACACCCGCGACATTTGGTCCCATGGCGTGCATCAGTAGATGGTTCGTAGGATCTTCCTTAAGTCCTACCGCCTGTGCGACTCTTGCGGAATCGGGAACAGCTGATACTCCCGCGGCTCCGACAAGGGGATTAATTTTATCTTCCGGTTTGAGAAAAATATTCATTATTTTCGCGAAAATGATGCCGCCTGCAGTGGCTACCGCAAAAGAAAAAGCTCCAAGGGCGAATATTTTAAGCGACTGGGGC
Encoded proteins:
- the meaB gene encoding methylmalonyl Co-A mutase-associated GTPase MeaB — protein: MTAITSTDTKALALGVQKGSFRSIARALTVIENFSEIGEQLVDSLHCKTGNCLIFGVTGPPGSGKSSLVDGLIKMERNEGRRVAVVAVDPSSPFSGGALLGDRLRMQSHANDPGVFIRSMASRGHLGGLSNATFDAVKIFDAAGFETVIIETVGVGQSEIEVVEVSDAVLLVLAPGMGDDIQAMKAGIMEIGDFFVVNKKDKDGAEKLKTEIEYVLRLKEETHEKSFENVFMVSAKFGEGIDVLHRAIKNFIADMVKSGKFHERRKQKTRKEIERIIQTKITESITRKSDLILKIENAVLRIHEREISPYEFVRNEIKI
- the mce gene encoding methylmalonyl-CoA epimerase, which translates into the protein MITKINHIAIAVKSLEEHVPFYRDSLGLDFMGYEEVPEQKVKVAMFRTGDVKIELLEPVSEDSPITKFLEKYGDGIHHISFETDAIENQIEDLMQKKIRMIDEKPRSGAHGTKIAFVHPKSSGKILIELTQQQLT